From a single Kitasatospora sp. NBC_00458 genomic region:
- a CDS encoding GMC family oxidoreductase yields the protein MVGSGGGREFDYDVVVVGSGFGGSVSALRLTEKGYRVAVLEAGRRFERDELPRTSWDLADYLWAPKLGLYGIQRIHLLANVLILAGAGVGGGSLNYANTLYVPPKAFFEDRQWRHITDWQEELAPFYDQAKRMLGVRLNPTVTPSDVHLRAAAERMGVGDTFHLAPVGVFFGDGGDSDGGARTAPGEEVPDPYFGGAGPARRACTECGECMTGCRHGAKNMLTENYLYLAERGGAEIHPLTTVARIREWGEGYAVDVRRTDARSTTDPVKAGARTVTAARVVVAAGTYGTQNLLHRMRAGGHLPRISARLGELTRTNSEALVGAQTTDRRYGARTDFTKGVAITSSIHPDENTHIEPVRYGKGSNAMGALSIAQVRGGGRIPRWLRYLGTSVTHPVTFARSMNQHRWSEKTIIGLVMQSLDNSITVSLKEKGLGKGKLTSHQGHGAPNPTWIPAAEQGARALAEEINGFAGSSVGEIFDIPMTAHFLGGCPIGDSPETGVVDPYHRLYGHPGISVVDGSAVSANLGVNPSLTITAQAERAMSMWPNKGEEDTRPVPGEAYRRTAAVTPVAPAVPAGAFGALRLPLLAVPEVPKKHG from the coding sequence ATGGTGGGATCCGGTGGTGGCCGGGAGTTCGACTACGACGTGGTCGTGGTCGGGTCCGGCTTCGGGGGCTCGGTCTCCGCACTGCGGCTGACCGAGAAGGGCTACCGGGTCGCCGTCCTGGAGGCCGGGCGCCGCTTCGAGCGCGACGAACTGCCCAGGACCTCCTGGGACCTGGCCGACTACCTGTGGGCGCCGAAGCTCGGCCTGTACGGCATCCAGCGCATCCACTTGCTGGCCAACGTGCTGATCCTGGCCGGAGCCGGGGTCGGCGGCGGTTCGCTGAACTACGCCAACACCCTGTACGTGCCGCCGAAGGCCTTCTTCGAGGACCGCCAGTGGCGCCACATCACCGACTGGCAGGAGGAGCTGGCGCCGTTCTACGACCAGGCGAAGCGGATGCTGGGCGTACGGCTCAACCCGACCGTCACCCCGTCCGACGTGCACCTGCGGGCCGCCGCCGAGCGGATGGGGGTCGGCGACACCTTCCACCTGGCACCGGTCGGGGTCTTCTTCGGCGACGGCGGGGACTCGGACGGCGGGGCCAGGACGGCGCCCGGCGAGGAGGTCCCCGACCCGTACTTCGGCGGTGCGGGACCGGCCCGCCGGGCCTGCACCGAGTGCGGCGAGTGCATGACCGGCTGCCGGCACGGCGCCAAGAACATGCTCACCGAGAACTACCTGTACCTGGCCGAGCGCGGCGGCGCCGAGATCCACCCGCTCACCACGGTGGCCCGAATCCGCGAGTGGGGCGAGGGCTACGCGGTGGACGTGCGGCGCACCGACGCCCGTTCCACCACCGACCCGGTCAAGGCCGGGGCGCGGACCGTCACCGCCGCCCGGGTGGTGGTCGCGGCCGGCACCTACGGCACCCAGAACCTGCTGCACCGGATGCGGGCCGGCGGGCACCTGCCGCGGATCTCCGCCCGGCTCGGCGAGCTGACCCGGACCAACTCCGAGGCGCTGGTGGGTGCGCAGACCACCGACCGGCGGTACGGCGCCCGCACGGACTTCACCAAGGGCGTCGCGATCACCTCCTCGATCCACCCGGACGAGAACACCCACATCGAGCCGGTGCGGTACGGCAAGGGCTCCAACGCGATGGGCGCGCTGTCGATCGCCCAGGTCAGGGGCGGCGGTCGGATCCCGCGCTGGCTGCGCTACCTGGGCACCTCGGTCACCCACCCGGTGACCTTCGCCCGGTCGATGAACCAGCACCGCTGGTCGGAGAAGACGATCATCGGTCTGGTGATGCAGTCGCTGGACAACTCGATCACCGTGTCGCTGAAGGAGAAGGGCCTCGGCAAGGGCAAGCTGACCTCCCACCAGGGGCACGGCGCGCCCAACCCGACCTGGATCCCGGCCGCGGAGCAGGGCGCGCGGGCACTCGCGGAGGAGATCAACGGCTTCGCCGGCAGCAGCGTCGGCGAGATCTTCGACATCCCGATGACCGCCCACTTCCTCGGCGGCTGCCCGATCGGCGACTCCCCGGAGACCGGCGTCGTCGACCCCTACCACCGCCTCTACGGCCACCCCGGGATCAGCGTGGTGGACGGTTCGGCGGTCTCCGCCAACCTCGGCGTCAACCCTTCGCTGACCATCACCGCGCAGGCCGAGCGGGCCATGTCGATGTGGCCCAACAAGGGCGAGGAGGACACCCGCCCGGTGCCCGGCGAGGCCTACCGGCGGACCGCCGCGGTCACCCCGGTCGCGCCGGCGGTGCCGGCCGGTGCCTTCGGCGCGCTGCGGCTGCCGCTGCTGGCGGTCCCGGAGGTGCCGAAGAAGCACGGCTAG
- a CDS encoding PspC domain-containing protein, which yields MTEDPRTEEIEEAGPSAPPAPDRPPLNRTEHHRVVAGVCGGLGRHLDIDPVVFRVVTVVLCLSGGLGLFLYGLAWLIIPTEPVADGKGDGRPGRTELQRVLTGRVDGQSIGAVLLTVIGTGVFFSSMGDGDQLFPLLLLAGLVFLAVRYDPERRRGRTRGRRRQRRGHGGHGDPGGHGGHGDPGGHGPHGGPYDRYFPEADPAAGPAYRWPRETEDEEARERHARERAAGTVPADTPHTGPTGYLWDPRHPERNPYGGAAPAQPYAGPTPPPGAPAQPWWQRADLPQGDPLRKEGGPAAPPPPPVTVHRRERSPLGLIGLLLAVGAASAVWSASAGGRAAVLNGTVLATALLVIGLTLLVGAKFGRARRLVVPGLLLTVALTAVGHSSVSAQNLLGDRSWVVTTADRLEQKYTLGLGSLELDLSALDPAGGVLSTTAELGAGDMTVTVPADVTVNVRTETGLASVNLPGPISDNGPATRSYQLLPVNGQASKGTLDLTLKVGLGDIRVVQK from the coding sequence ATGACCGAAGACCCCCGCACCGAGGAGATCGAGGAGGCCGGGCCGAGCGCCCCGCCCGCCCCGGACCGTCCGCCGCTGAACCGGACCGAGCACCACCGCGTGGTGGCCGGCGTCTGCGGCGGCCTGGGTCGGCACCTGGACATCGACCCGGTGGTCTTCCGCGTCGTCACGGTCGTGCTCTGCCTCTCCGGCGGCCTCGGCCTCTTCCTCTACGGACTCGCCTGGCTGATCATCCCGACCGAGCCGGTCGCGGACGGCAAGGGCGACGGCCGCCCTGGCCGCACCGAACTCCAGCGGGTGCTCACCGGCCGGGTCGACGGCCAGTCGATCGGCGCGGTGCTGCTGACCGTGATCGGCACCGGCGTCTTCTTCTCCTCGATGGGCGACGGCGACCAGCTCTTCCCGCTGCTGCTGCTCGCCGGGCTGGTCTTCCTGGCCGTCCGCTACGACCCGGAGCGCCGGCGCGGCCGGACCCGCGGCCGCCGACGGCAGCGCCGCGGCCACGGCGGGCACGGCGACCCCGGAGGCCACGGCGGGCACGGCGACCCCGGAGGCCACGGGCCGCACGGCGGCCCGTACGACCGGTACTTCCCCGAGGCCGACCCGGCCGCCGGGCCGGCCTACCGCTGGCCGCGCGAGACCGAGGACGAGGAGGCACGCGAGCGGCACGCCCGGGAACGGGCCGCCGGAACCGTCCCCGCCGACACCCCGCACACCGGTCCGACCGGCTACCTGTGGGACCCGCGCCACCCCGAGCGCAACCCGTACGGCGGAGCCGCCCCGGCCCAGCCCTACGCCGGTCCGACCCCGCCGCCCGGGGCACCCGCCCAGCCGTGGTGGCAGCGCGCCGACCTGCCGCAGGGCGACCCGCTGCGCAAGGAGGGCGGTCCGGCCGCACCTCCCCCGCCGCCCGTGACGGTGCACCGGCGGGAGCGCTCCCCGCTCGGCCTGATCGGCCTGCTGCTGGCGGTGGGCGCGGCCAGCGCCGTCTGGTCGGCCTCCGCCGGCGGCCGGGCGGCCGTGCTGAACGGCACCGTGCTCGCCACCGCGCTGCTGGTGATCGGGCTGACCCTGCTGGTCGGCGCCAAGTTCGGCCGGGCCCGCCGGCTGGTGGTGCCGGGCCTGCTGCTCACCGTCGCGCTCACCGCCGTCGGCCACTCGTCGGTCTCGGCGCAGAACCTGCTCGGCGACCGCAGCTGGGTCGTCACCACGGCGGACCGGCTGGAGCAGAAGTACACCCTCGGGCTCGGCTCGCTGGAGCTGGACCTGAGCGCACTCGACCCGGCCGGCGGCGTCCTGAGCACCACCGCGGAGCTCGGTGCCGGCGACATGACGGTGACGGTGCCGGCGGACGTGACGGTGAACGTGCGGACCGAGACCGGGCTGGCCTCGGTCAATCTGCCGGGGCCGATCAGTGACAACGGCCCCGCCACCCGCAGCTACCAGCTGCTGCCGGTGAACGGCCAGGCATCCAAGGGAACGCTCGACCTCACGCTGAAGGTCGGGCTCGGCGACATCAGGGTGGTCCAGAAGTGA
- a CDS encoding QcrA and Rieske domain-containing protein has product MAEASSSVAAGRATAGAAMAGSGPADPGPVTPDGTGSGTGTGADGAGAGGAGTGGSRPGGRTARVAGWKAAGSRLALLPLRLFLGVTFVYAALDKLADTHYLAGAGDPASFVSQTRLAKGSSPISFLLGPALDHPTLFGLLVAFGELAVGLGTLLGLWGRLAAAGGAVLSLTLWLTVSWNVSPYYLGNDLVYLMAWTPLVLAGTPYLSVDGYLARRAAGDRARGLHEDHVRRRALMDGGIAAVAMGGAGLLTGSLTATFGRDGAAGKPKQSAAPASAAPPVTVDAASVPVGGSAQVKDPASGDALYVVQPKAGQYCAFSSVCTHSGCAVDAPKNGQLYCPCHGSRFDAATGAVLNGPATKPLPKYRVTKEGEKLHLGPLEG; this is encoded by the coding sequence ATGGCGGAGGCCAGCAGCTCCGTGGCGGCCGGTCGGGCGACGGCCGGCGCGGCCATGGCCGGTTCGGGCCCGGCCGACCCGGGGCCGGTGACCCCGGACGGCACCGGCAGCGGCACCGGAACCGGCGCGGACGGGGCCGGCGCGGGCGGAGCCGGAACGGGCGGCAGCCGCCCGGGCGGCAGAACCGCCAGGGTGGCCGGGTGGAAGGCGGCCGGCTCGCGGCTGGCGCTGCTGCCGCTGCGGCTCTTCCTCGGCGTCACCTTCGTCTACGCGGCGCTCGACAAGCTCGCCGACACCCACTACCTGGCCGGCGCGGGCGACCCGGCCTCCTTCGTCTCGCAGACCAGGCTCGCCAAGGGGTCCAGCCCGATCTCCTTCCTGCTCGGCCCCGCCCTGGACCACCCCACCCTGTTCGGCCTGCTGGTCGCCTTCGGCGAGCTGGCCGTCGGCCTGGGCACCCTGCTCGGCCTCTGGGGGCGGCTCGCGGCGGCCGGCGGCGCGGTGCTCAGCCTGACCCTCTGGCTCACCGTCAGCTGGAACGTCTCCCCGTACTACCTCGGCAACGACCTCGTGTACCTGATGGCCTGGACCCCGCTGGTGCTCGCCGGCACCCCGTACCTCTCGGTGGACGGCTACCTCGCCCGGCGGGCCGCCGGCGACCGGGCCCGCGGCCTGCACGAGGACCACGTCCGGCGGCGTGCCCTGATGGACGGCGGGATCGCGGCGGTCGCGATGGGCGGCGCCGGGCTGCTCACCGGCTCGCTGACCGCCACCTTCGGGCGGGACGGGGCGGCCGGGAAGCCGAAGCAGTCCGCGGCGCCCGCCTCCGCCGCGCCGCCCGTCACGGTGGACGCCGCGAGCGTCCCGGTCGGCGGATCGGCCCAGGTCAAGGACCCGGCCAGCGGTGACGCGCTCTACGTGGTCCAGCCCAAGGCGGGCCAGTACTGCGCCTTCTCCTCGGTCTGCACGCACTCGGGCTGCGCGGTCGACGCCCCGAAGAACGGGCAGCTGTACTGCCCGTGCCACGGCTCCCGGTTCGACGCGGCGACCGGCGCGGTGCTCAACGGCCCGGCCACCAAGCCGCTGCCGAAGTACCGGGTGACCAAGGAGGGCGAGAAGCTCCACCTCGGGCCGCTGGAGGGCTAG
- the guaA gene encoding glutamine-hydrolyzing GMP synthase, translating to MSSATPVQSVPETDTVLVVDFGAQYAQLIARRVREARVYSEIVPSSMPVAEMLAKNPKAIILSGGPSSVYEEGAPQLDRAIFEAGVPVFGMCYGFQLMAKTLGGTVDNSGAREYGRTPLTVSRSGSTLFEGVPAEHSVWMSHGDACSAAPEGFTVTASTDVVPVAAFENDEARLYGVQYHPEVLHSDHGQQILEHFLYRGAGLAPTWTTGNVVEEQVALIRAQVGDKRAICGLSGGVDSAVAAALVNKAIGGKLTCVYVDHGLMRKGETEQVEKDFVAATGVQLKVVDAQERFLNALKGVSDPEEKRKIIGREFIRVFEQAQAEIVAEAGEHGESVDFLVQGTLYPDVVESGGGTGTANIKSHHNVGGLPEDLQFQLVEPLRKLFKDEVRMVGQELGLPEEIVQRQPFPGPGLGIRIVGEVTRERLDLLREADAIAREELTAAGLDRQIWQCPVVLLADVRSVGVQGDGRTYGHPIVLRPVSSEDAMTADWSRLPYDVLAKISTRITNEVRDVNRVVLDCTSKPPGTIEWE from the coding sequence GTGTCCTCTGCTACTCCCGTCCAGTCCGTGCCTGAGACCGACACCGTCCTGGTGGTCGACTTCGGTGCCCAGTACGCCCAGCTCATCGCCCGTCGAGTGCGTGAGGCCCGGGTCTACAGCGAGATCGTGCCGAGCAGCATGCCGGTCGCCGAGATGCTCGCCAAGAACCCGAAGGCGATCATCCTCTCCGGTGGTCCCTCGTCGGTCTACGAGGAGGGCGCGCCGCAGCTCGACCGTGCGATCTTCGAGGCCGGCGTCCCCGTCTTCGGCATGTGCTACGGCTTCCAGCTGATGGCCAAGACGCTCGGCGGCACCGTCGACAACAGCGGCGCCCGTGAGTACGGCCGCACGCCGCTGACCGTCTCCCGCTCCGGCTCGACCCTGTTCGAGGGCGTCCCGGCGGAGCACTCGGTGTGGATGTCGCACGGCGACGCCTGCTCCGCGGCCCCCGAGGGCTTCACCGTCACCGCCTCCACCGACGTGGTGCCGGTCGCGGCCTTCGAGAACGACGAGGCCCGCCTCTACGGCGTCCAGTACCACCCCGAGGTGCTGCACTCCGACCACGGCCAGCAGATCCTCGAACACTTCCTGTACCGCGGCGCCGGCCTCGCACCGACCTGGACCACCGGCAACGTGGTCGAGGAGCAGGTCGCGCTGATCCGCGCCCAGGTCGGCGACAAGCGCGCCATCTGCGGCCTCTCCGGCGGCGTGGACTCGGCGGTCGCGGCGGCCCTGGTCAACAAGGCCATCGGCGGGAAGCTCACCTGCGTCTACGTCGACCACGGGCTGATGCGCAAGGGCGAGACCGAGCAGGTCGAGAAGGACTTCGTCGCCGCCACCGGTGTGCAGCTGAAGGTCGTCGACGCGCAGGAGCGCTTCCTGAACGCGCTGAAGGGCGTCAGCGACCCGGAGGAGAAGCGCAAGATCATCGGCCGGGAGTTCATCCGGGTCTTCGAGCAGGCGCAGGCCGAGATCGTCGCCGAGGCCGGCGAGCACGGCGAGTCGGTCGACTTCCTGGTCCAGGGCACCCTGTACCCGGACGTGGTGGAGTCCGGCGGCGGCACCGGCACCGCCAACATCAAGTCCCACCACAACGTCGGCGGCCTGCCCGAGGACCTGCAGTTCCAGCTGGTCGAGCCGCTGCGCAAGCTGTTCAAGGACGAGGTCCGGATGGTCGGCCAGGAGCTCGGCCTGCCGGAGGAGATCGTCCAGCGCCAGCCGTTCCCCGGCCCCGGCCTGGGCATCCGGATCGTCGGCGAGGTCACCCGGGAGCGTCTGGACCTGCTCCGCGAGGCCGACGCGATCGCCCGCGAGGAGCTGACCGCCGCCGGCCTGGACCGCCAGATCTGGCAGTGCCCGGTCGTCCTGCTCGCGGACGTCCGCAGCGTCGGCGTCCAGGGTGACGGCCGCACCTACGGCCACCCGATCGTGCTGCGTCCGGTCTCCTCCGAGGACGCGATGACCGCCGACTGGTCGCGCCTGCCGTACGACGTCCTGGCGAAGATCTCGACCCGGATCACCAACGAGGTCCGCGACGTCAACCGCGTGGTGCTGGACTGCACCAGCAAGCCGCCGGGCACCATCGAGTGGGAGTAG